The sequence ATAGTTTACTTCTACTTTTTGTGActaaaaaggcatttctttaaTATGTATTTTGGGTCGTGCTGGCAATACTTTGGAGCCTTTTACATTTGTTAATTGCAATGTGGGTTTACTCCCACTAGGTGTTACCCTTCCTCTACGGTTTGTGAAGGAAATTGTCCTGCTTGAGTAAATCTGCACCAGATTACCCCCCATGGATGCGCTAcccaaaatgcaaagaaaaaacaggctCGTTCTTCATCCCACGCTCGCGTTACAGGGAATCGTGATGGAAACATCTTTCTAAACATTGACACAACAAACGCACCTACCCCCCACCCCAGAAACTCACAACACAGTGAAAACTCAAAAtactaaaagaagaaaagttgcTGGATCCTATCAGATTGAAACAGCATGCATCCAACACAGCTAGTCCCAGTAGACAGCTAATAGCAAACACTGAAATATGACCGTCTTACCTGAAGCAGCTAATGCTCAGAAATGCCTCGGTACCGCACAGTTAAAGAAATTCAACAGCACGTTTATCAACATAAAGCCTAGCCTGTCTACTAGATCATATTTAACTCTCTTTACGGGGGATGTATGCCTACCACGTCATTGTGTGGCATCCTTGAATGTTACACATACTAATATTTCACTGCGTATCCCAcacaaaataagaataaaacatTGAGATTATGGCTGTGTTATGCAACCGGTGACTGACACATACATGAAAATAGTTGCATTTATCCATTTAGTACCCCTGGATGAAGTCCAGTTCTCCTCATTGGAGATAAATGTAGCCAAATACAAAGGGAtgggaaatggaggaaaaaaatagttgagTATTTAgtgaaacttctgaaaaaaacgTTAAAGACATAAATTTCAATAACCACATCCACGCAGCCAGGCATAATCTTGCTTGCATAAAGCTGCAGCAAGATGCCCAGAGAAGATAATTTTTGTGAAGAGAGGTTGCTTCAAACCAAATATTTCATTGCTGTGCATATTTTTAAGCCCAGAAAATGATAGCTATCTCAGTGACAAACTGCAAGTTCGGTCTTTGCCCAGGACTGGTGAACAAGATTCATGAACAGTACCTTTCTCTGGGAAGGCGAGTCAGGGGGCAGCTTGCACTTTGGAGCACAGCACGCTGCAGTGGGGTGGATCAGCTTGTGTCCCTATAGGAAGACCTGGGACGGTGGCCCAGGCAAGGTGCTTGTTGCAGCTGTGTCCCACGACCCCTACAAGGTGCATGGCTTTGGAAATCATAAGGTGCCACATGGGAGCACCATGGGTCCTCTCTTCTGGCCTCCCACCAGCCGACAGGCAAGTGGAGGTAAAGCTCTGGAGAACTGATGTCAGAAGGAATAGCGcatcttttttcatttgtgaaacttctgaaaacacGAGCGGGAAGATTCATTAAGCTCAGGTCTTAAAGTCTGCTCTCAGATCTAACAAATAGCTCGGGTCAAATAAGAAGTTCAAGTTTAATGCATATGttactgctgtgtttttgttagCCTACGTTAACACTCGGTAACAGGGAAATTAAGTTTAATTAACAGATGAATTAAACATCCCATTTATACAGAAGCATCTGTAAGACTTGCCTGCTGGTACATACAAAATCTTCCACTGCAAATTCTGCTCTGAATAATTGCCCTCACGAGTATTATATGATCTCATCTTCTGGGTGCAGTTTAATCACAGTGCTCTCAATAGAGAGCCCACACGAGGGAAGCTGagtttaaaatacaaacctGTGGGAGGCTCTTGAAGTGGCTTCTTGCTAAGTATGGCCGGGAGCAGGGTGATGTGGGGGGGAACACACCAGATTAAGAAACCGAGAGGCAAAAGTGACTCCATGAAGCTGTTACCAGCAAAACACAATGTGCAGTTTTCAAGTGCTTTTAGTCTGGTGAATTGTCCctaaaataaggaaacaaaacaaagatccCCTGTGTGCTAGCAGTTAAGTCatgttattttccctttttatctAGTGACAAACTCGTATCTTTAAACGGGTAGCAAATCAAGTTCAttcagcctttttatttttttttctgatcttccAAAACTACGATTCTAACCTCTCTCCTACTCCTCTCAAAATAAGGAAGAGCGAGATGGAAACAAGTCGCTTGTTATAAAATGTCAGCAAAATATCAGATTAACCTAATTTGCCATTTTGCTCCCACAGATGAAAATACATGGTGGTCAAAGTCCTGGCAGCCTGCTTTTCCACATGGAAAAAGCAATATTCCAGATCTCTGGTACCTTATGCTTAGATTTATTCAGATTAATCTCCTGTAACTTCCGAGTGTCCGGTGCTCCAAGCGCACATCCTTCCTTAGACCACAATACCTCTGTCAGCTCTCTCGCAAcacattgttctttttttgtcatctattcccttttcaaaacttttatttctcaactccctctcttcttcctcttcttctcttgGGCAAATTTAGCTTGCTTCTTGAGAACTAATTTGCCTTTCCTTCCACACACATTTCTCAGTATTTGAAGCACGTTTAACCCTGCCTCTGCATCTCCTGATTTCTAGTTCGTGGACCGATGCATTACGGTGTTTACAGTAGGACAGGGCAGAGACAGCTTCTTTCTCAcctgagaaaggaaaggaaagcactgCCTGCTGCCTTCACACTCCTCAGACCTCCTTGTCCTTTCAGCTGTTCTCTCGAGGAAGAAAGCACGCTTAAACTCCCAGAGGAGAGCAACTGAGTGcaccaaagcagcagctctttgcagTTGCTTGTAGAGAAACACGGAAAGGTAGATGAAATTCGAGCAAAAGCCTGAACCGTAAGTTAAATGCTCTCTGCCAACGCATTTTAAATAGGTGCTTATGTTTCACGCAGATCCTGAGGTACCTAGTTAATCCAAATTAAATCCCAGCTGTAAGGGCACCCAGCTACATACATAACCACACACACACGAGGAGCCATGCTCTCACGACAAACCGCTGCCCCACATGTGGCCGGAGGACACCCCATCCTCTCGGGGGTCTCTCCCACCACCGGTGCCTTGCCTCGCTCCGCCGGAGCCGAGCCCCGATGCCGGTGCCACCCAGCGGGACATGTCCAGCAGCTCCCACGGCTCCTACACTTCGGCATAAACGACTGAGGTACGGCAAGACCGGGGCCGTTTTCCCTCCCGCGTGAAGGAAAGGGCTCCGCGGGGCGGCCGCTGCCCCGCGCCGGGCGGGGAGGCaggacggggcggggggacggggctgaCGCAGGGTCCCCCGGCCGTCCCCCGGCCGTCCCCGTCGCCGTCTCCGTCCCCTCCCCGCGCTCGGCTCTGCCCCCCGCCAGCCTCCCCCGCCTCCCGCTACATAaacgcggccccgccgccggggctcGCCGCTCGCAGCCCGACGGAGGCGCCTCCTCGGCCCCTGAGCGGAGCGCGGCGGCCGCCCGGCTCCAGGCACCGACGGGGCGGGAGGCTCCGGcggcggcaggaggaggaggaggaggaggaggaagaggaggaggagcggcggcggctccccgcCGGCGGCGGGCTCCCTCCGGCATGGCCCTGGCGGACAGCGCCCGCGGGCTGCCCAACGGCGGCGGCGTCTcgccggcggcggggagcggggcggcggcggctggcgGTGCGGGCGGCTGGTCGTCCTTCCCGGAGATCGTGGAGCTGAACGTGGGCGGGCAGGTGTACGTGACGCGGCGCTGCACCGTGGTGTCGGTGCGCGACTCGCTGCTCTGGCGCATGTTctcgcagcagcagcccagcgaGCTGCCCCGGGACAGCAAGGGCCGCTTCTTCCTCGACCGCGACGGCTTCCTCTTCCGCTACATCCTGGACTACCTGCGGgacctgcagctggtgctgcccGAGCACTTCCCCGAGCGCAGCCGCCTGCAGCGGGAGGCCGAGTACTTCCAGCTGCCCGACCTGGCGCGCCGCCTGGCGCAGGCacgggccgccgccgccgcccgccccgccgccctgccccgcGACGGCTCGCTGTGCGCCGACGAGCCGCCGCCGGCGCTGCTCGGCTACCTGGAGGCCGAGCCGGCCGAcggagggggcggcggcggcaccgccGTCGGGGCGTCCGCGCCGTCGCCCACCGCCAGCCGCAGCCCCTCGGGCGGGCCGCTGCTGACGCCCTCGCAGTCGCTGGacggggcggccgggcggcgctCCGGGTACATCACCATCGGCTACCGCGGCTCCTACACCATCGGCAGGGAGGCGCAGGCCGACGCCAAGTTCCGCCGGGTGGCGCGGATCACCGTGTGCGGCAAGACGGCGCTGGCCAAGGAGGTCTTCGGCGAGACGCTCAACGAGAGCCGCGACCCCGACCGCCCCCCCGAGCGCTACACCGCCCGCTACTACCTCAAGTTCAACTTCCTCGAGCAAGCCTTCGACCGCCTCTCCGAGGCCGGCTTCCGCATGGCCGCCTGCTCCTCCACCGGCACCTGCGCCTTCGCCCCCGAGCAGGGCGGCCCCGCCGACGACAAGATCTGGACCAGCTACACCGAGTACGTCTTCTGCCGGGACTGAGCCCCGCCCGGCGCAAGGAGGATCTGCAGGCGGGATGTGGCCCCTCGCTctcctcgcccccagcccctgcagccccctgctcctgcacgcACCTCCCGAGAGCCCCGGGGGTGGGGTGCCACCATGTAGCGTCCCGTCGGGGCCGCCGTGTCACGTCCCGCCTTGGCCGCCATCTCGTGTCCCGCCTGGGCCGCCATGTTGTGGCGCCTTGGCCGCCATGTCGCAGCCCGGCAGCCCTCTCTCTTCTCGCACCGCTGTTTCccccctcacagcccccagTAGCTGTGGTGGTAGCGGGGAGGGAGAGCAATGGTAGACAAACACCCATCCCaggaaggtgtgtgtgtgtgcacagctcctgcctctccttGCACGAGGGAGGTGGTGGGTAGTAGCCTTGCCAGGGtgggatatttaaaaaaaaacagtcgTTTAGGGGCCAaggaacttatttttttccagttgcttttCAGTGACTTCTGTTGAAGGTGGCACAACAAATAGCTGTCTTTTCTCATCCCCATACTCCCACTGAGGTTCTGCCTTGTTGGGCAGATTTGCAGTGGTCCATTTTATTTCACCTTCCAAAAGCGATGCCAACCTGTGAATGACTGAAAGTGATACCTGGTTGTGAAGGCTTGGTGCAGCAGCTCACATTTAACCTGTAGAGATGAATAATTTTGCAGGAAGTGCGTGTGTGACCCTTTGTGACCAGTTGCATCCATATCCATACCCTCTCTTCTGCCTAAACCTCTGAACTTTCCAGGCTGTTAAACTGGGCCGTGGCCTGCGTAGCACGTGCGTGAGGCTGATATGAAAGGACTGATTCCCTGGATAATGAACCACTTGGAACTGTAAAGTGTCCTCAGAGACACATTTGTGCCCACTAAAGGTCAAGTGACAACTCTTTGAAAACCTAAAATGCTTGTACATTGTAACTTTCATGGGTGGTGTGAAGTCCTTATGATTCTCTTGAAGTCACTGTCTGCAATATGCATCGAAAATTCAATGCATATTTCCCTGAACACCCTCAAAATGACGGGTGAGATAACAGCCAGGCTTGCTATTGTGAAGGTAGGGCCTTCTTCCCGTGAAGGTGAAATCACGTATATTGAATTGAAGCAGATGTACGTTATAATTATAATCAAGAACACCCTGCTTATTactttgttttgtcattttagTGCTGTAAAACTTTGAAGCCAACAGAATCGATGCTgaagcaacttttttttaagaaacagtttcttgtttttcatgGCAGTATTATTGGGAAAGTGACACTGCTGAGAGTTCAGTACCTCTTCCTAGACACAGTCATTCTTAGAAAGCATTAAGCCCCATCCttatgaaaacaagaacaatgTCAGCTTTCTTCAGGGGAAA comes from Anser cygnoides isolate HZ-2024a breed goose chromosome 1, Taihu_goose_T2T_genome, whole genome shotgun sequence and encodes:
- the KCTD12 gene encoding BTB/POZ domain-containing protein KCTD12, with translation MALADSARGLPNGGGVSPAAGSGAAAAGGAGGWSSFPEIVELNVGGQVYVTRRCTVVSVRDSLLWRMFSQQQPSELPRDSKGRFFLDRDGFLFRYILDYLRDLQLVLPEHFPERSRLQREAEYFQLPDLARRLAQARAAAAARPAALPRDGSLCADEPPPALLGYLEAEPADGGGGGGTAVGASAPSPTASRSPSGGPLLTPSQSLDGAAGRRSGYITIGYRGSYTIGREAQADAKFRRVARITVCGKTALAKEVFGETLNESRDPDRPPERYTARYYLKFNFLEQAFDRLSEAGFRMAACSSTGTCAFAPEQGGPADDKIWTSYTEYVFCRD